In Candidatus Binatia bacterium, one genomic interval encodes:
- the pheS gene encoding phenylalanine--tRNA ligase subunit alpha, whose product MERIEALGAEGERALREAATAAELEAARVRYLGRKSDLTQVLRGLKDLAAEARAEVGARANATRVRLEAAHAEAEARLAAQAPAAARDVTLPGRRAPVGHRHLITSVFREIEQIFRGLGFSVATGPDVEDDWHSFTALNMPEGHPARDETDTFYLQSGALLRPHTSPVQIRTMEANAPPVRIICPGRVYRNEAIDATHQVEFHQVEGLYVDRNVSLADLKGTLDHFLKAFFGRDTEIRFVPSYYPFVEPGAAVDIRCFFCGGKGCNVCGPLSGGWLEVLGAGMVHPNVFRAVGYDPEVWTGWAFGAGIERLVMLRHGVPDIRMFLESDVRFLRQF is encoded by the coding sequence ATGGAACGGATCGAAGCGCTCGGCGCGGAAGGGGAGCGCGCGCTCCGTGAGGCCGCCACGGCGGCCGAGCTGGAAGCGGCGCGCGTCCGCTACCTGGGGCGGAAGAGCGACCTCACCCAGGTTCTCCGCGGCCTCAAGGACCTGGCAGCCGAAGCGCGCGCCGAAGTGGGCGCGCGCGCCAACGCGACGCGGGTGCGGCTGGAAGCCGCCCACGCCGAGGCCGAAGCGCGCCTCGCCGCGCAGGCGCCCGCCGCCGCGCGCGACGTGACGCTGCCGGGCCGCCGCGCGCCGGTCGGCCACCGCCACCTCATCACGTCCGTCTTCCGCGAGATCGAGCAGATCTTCCGCGGCCTCGGCTTCTCCGTCGCGACCGGTCCCGACGTCGAGGACGACTGGCACAGCTTCACCGCCCTCAACATGCCCGAGGGACATCCCGCGCGCGACGAGACCGACACGTTCTATCTCCAGAGCGGCGCCCTGCTCCGGCCCCACACCTCGCCGGTGCAGATCCGCACCATGGAGGCCAACGCCCCTCCCGTGCGCATCATCTGCCCGGGGCGCGTCTACCGGAACGAGGCGATCGACGCCACCCACCAGGTCGAGTTCCACCAGGTGGAGGGCCTCTACGTGGACCGGAACGTCTCGCTCGCCGATCTCAAGGGCACGCTCGACCATTTCCTGAAAGCGTTCTTCGGGCGGGACACCGAGATCCGTTTCGTCCCGTCCTACTATCCGTTCGTGGAGCCGGGGGCCGCGGTGGACATCCGCTGCTTCTTCTGCGGCGGGAAGGGGTGCAACGTCTGCGGCCCGCTCTCGGGCGGGTGGCTCGAGGTGCTGGGCGCCGGCATGGTCCATCCGAACGTCTTCCGCGCCGTGGGCTACGACCCGGAGGTGTGGACCGGCTGGGCGTTCGGCGCGGGCATCGAGCGCCTCGTCATGCTGCGCCACGGCGTCCCGGACATCCGGATGTTCCTCGAGAGCGACGTGCGCTTCCTCCGGCAGTTCTAG
- the rplT gene encoding 50S ribosomal protein L20, protein MPRTKTVVPGRKRRRKVLTAAKGNRGGRRKLYQTARETLLRGMQFAFRDRRAKKRDFRRLWIVRINAAARLHGLSYNEFIRGLKVAQVGIDRKVLADLAVRDAAAFARLAEVAKQAQAAA, encoded by the coding sequence ATGCCACGCACCAAAACCGTCGTACCGGGTCGCAAGCGCCGCCGGAAGGTCCTGACCGCGGCGAAAGGGAACCGGGGCGGACGCCGCAAGCTCTACCAGACCGCGCGCGAGACGCTGCTTCGCGGCATGCAGTTCGCGTTCCGGGACCGGAGGGCGAAGAAGCGGGACTTTCGACGGCTGTGGATCGTGCGCATCAACGCCGCCGCGCGTCTCCACGGCCTCTCCTACAACGAGTTCATCCGGGGCCTGAAGGTGGCCCAGGTCGGAATCGACCGCAAGGTGCTCGCGGACCTCGCCGTCCGGGACGCCGCCGCCTTCGCCCGCCTGGCCGAGGTGGCCAAGCAAGCCCAAGCCGCAGCCTAA
- the rpmI gene encoding 50S ribosomal protein L35 — protein MPKMKTSRATAKRFKHTGTGKIKRSRAYSRHHLGLKTRKQKRRLHSSAIVEPTEKRHMQKLLPYGG, from the coding sequence ATGCCCAAGATGAAGACCAGCCGGGCCACGGCGAAACGGTTCAAGCATACCGGCACGGGCAAGATCAAGCGGTCCCGCGCCTATTCGCGGCACCACCTGGGTCTCAAGACCCGCAAGCAGAAGCGCCGCCTCCACTCCTCGGCGATCGTCGAGCCGACGGAGAAGCGGCACATGCAGAAGCTTCTACCCTACGGCGGCTGA
- the infC gene encoding translation initiation factor IF-3 produces the protein MATTKEIRVNDRIRIPSVRVIGPDGEQIGILAIREALAFAQERNLDLVEVSPTSKPPVCRVMDFGKYKYEQNKKAQKARKKQHVTHLKEVKLRPKIEDHDYNFKVEHGRQFLLEHDKVKFTVMFRGREMAHPEAGFRLLQKVVKDLEEVGMVEIPARMEGRSMTLLMVPRQAALKPGEKKPATAGTASASGASSAPRPAPASGTGPRPAASGAGPKPASPAPRPASASSPAEVKPKS, from the coding sequence ATCGCCACCACGAAGGAAATTCGCGTCAACGACCGCATCCGCATCCCCTCGGTCCGGGTGATCGGACCCGACGGAGAGCAGATCGGCATCCTGGCCATCCGCGAAGCACTCGCCTTCGCCCAGGAACGGAATCTCGATCTCGTCGAAGTGTCGCCCACGTCCAAGCCCCCGGTCTGCCGGGTCATGGACTTCGGCAAATACAAGTACGAGCAGAACAAGAAGGCCCAGAAGGCTCGGAAGAAGCAGCACGTCACGCACCTGAAGGAAGTGAAGCTCCGACCGAAGATCGAGGACCACGACTACAACTTCAAGGTCGAGCACGGCCGGCAGTTTCTCCTGGAGCACGACAAGGTGAAGTTCACCGTCATGTTCCGTGGCCGCGAGATGGCGCACCCGGAGGCGGGGTTCCGCCTGCTGCAGAAGGTGGTCAAGGATCTCGAGGAAGTCGGAATGGTCGAGATCCCGGCGCGCATGGAGGGTCGGAGCATGACCCTGCTGATGGTGCCGCGCCAGGCCGCGCTCAAGCCGGGCGAGAAGAAGCCGGCCACGGCCGGAACGGCGTCGGCGTCGGGAGCGAGCAGCGCGCCGCGGCCCGCGCCGGCGAGCGGCACCGGTCCGAGGCCAGCCGCGTCGGGCGCGGGGCCGAAACCGGCATCGCCCGCCCCGAGACCGGCGTCGGCATCGTCGCCGGCCGAGGTGAAGCCCAAGTCGTAG